A window of the Arachis duranensis cultivar V14167 chromosome 5, aradu.V14167.gnm2.J7QH, whole genome shotgun sequence genome harbors these coding sequences:
- the LOC107489673 gene encoding pentatricopeptide repeat-containing protein At5g66520-like: MIRFCSTLTRPSSHYDHCVRLRSLIESCKSMQQIKQTHAQLLTTGLISHFVSANKFLKLLAFASLSYAHKLFDQIPQPDLFIYNTMIKAHSLSSDSCRDSLVVFRYLIRDSGLFPNRYSFVFAFGACGNGLGVQEGEQVQVHAVKTGLENNVFVANALISMYGKWKLVEESRKVFEWAAEYRDLYSWNNMIVAYVGAGNMNKAKELFDGMQERNVVSWSTIIAGYVQVGCFMEALDFFHMMLQVGTKPNEYTLVSVLTACSNLVALDQGKWIHVYSGRSEIKMNEKLLASIIDMYAKCGDIESASRVFNEHNLKRKVWPWNAMIGGFAMHGKPNEAIGVFEQMKVENVSPNKVTFIALLNACSHGHMVKEGKSYFRLMVSDYGINPEIEHYGCMVDLLSRAGLLKEAEEMISGMPMAPDVAIWGALLNACRIYKDMQRGYRIGKIIKEMDPDHIGCHVLLGNIYSTSRRWNEARMLREKNENSDRKKVPGCSSIELNGTFHQFLVGDRSHPQSKELYSFLDEMTTKLKIAGYVPEFGELLLDIDDEEDKETALSIHSEKLAIAFGLMNTAPGTPIRIVKNLRVCVDCHKATKFISKVYERVIIVRDRTRYHHFKNGVCSCKEYW, translated from the exons ATGATTCGGTTCTGTTCAACGTTGACGAGGCCTTCTTCACATTATGATCATTGTGTTAGGCTTCGCTCTTTGATTGAATCATGCAAATCAATGCAGCAAATTAAGCAGACTCATGCACAGTTACTAACCACTGGCCTAATCTCACACTTTGTTTCAGCTAATAAGTTTCTAAAGCTTCTTGCTTTTGCTTCCCTTTCATATGCCCACAAACTGTTTGATCAAATTCCTCAACCAGACTTGTTCATCTACAACACTATGATCAAGGCCCATTCTTTGTCCTCCGATTCCTGTCGTGATTCCCTCGTGGTTTTCCGGTATTTGATTCGGGATTCGGGTCTTTTTCCTAATAGATATAGCTTTGTGTTTGCTTTTGGTGCTTGTGGGAATGGGTTGGGTGTGCAGGAGGGGGAGCAGGTTCAAGTTCATGCTGTGAAAACTGGCCTGGAGAATAATGTGTTTGTTGCAAATGCTTTGATTAGTATGTATGGGAAGTGGAAACTTGTGGAGGAGAGCCGAAAGGTCTTCGAATGGGCCGCGGAGTATAGAGATTTGTATTCATGGAACAACATGATTGTTGCTTATGTTGGAGCAGGTAACATGAACAAAGCTAAGGAATTGTTTGATGGAATGCAAGAGCGTAATGTCGTGTCATGGAGTACGATAATTGCCGGCTATGTGCAG GTTGGCTGTTTTATGGAAGCTTTGGATTTCTTCCACATGATGCTACAAGTAGGTACAAAGCCAAATGAATATACACTTGTAAGTGTTCTTACAGCATGTTCAAATCTAGTAGCATTGGATCAAGGAAAGTGGATCCATGTTTACAGTGGCAGAAGTGAAATCAAGATGAATGAGAAGCTTCTTGCTAGCATCATTGACATGTATGCAAAGTGTGGTGACATTGAATCTGCATCAAGAGTTTTCAATGAACACAATTTGAAGCGAAAGGTTTGGCCTTGGAATGCCATGATTGGTGGGTTTGCAATGCATGGAAAACCCAACGAGGCTATAGGTGTTTTCGAACAAATGAAGGTTGAAAATGTTTCTCCCAATAAAGTCACGTTCATTGCGTTACTAAATGCTTGTAGCCATGGCCACATGGTCAAGGAGGGGAAGTCCTACTTCAGATTGATGGTTAGTGACTATGGAATTAACCCGGAAATAGAGCATTATGGATGCATGGTAGATCTACTCAGTCGTGCCGGTCTCCTAAAGGAGGCCGAAGAAATGATATCAGGTATGCCTATGGCTCCAGATGTAGCAATTTGGGGAGCACTACTAAATGCTTGTAGAATCTATAAAGATATGCAGAGGGGTTATAGAATAGGGAAAATTATTAAAGAAATGGATCCTGACCATATAGGGTGTCATGTTCTATTGGGTAATATATATTCCACGTCCAGAAGATGGAATGAAGCAAGGATGCTAAGAGAGAAGAATGAAAACAGTGACAGAAAAAAGGTTCCCGGTTGTAGttcaattgaattgaatggaacaTTCCATCAATTCCTTGTTGGGGATCGATCCCATCCTCAAAGTAAAGAGCTTTACTCATTTTTGGATGAGATGACAACCAAGTTAAAGATTGCTGGGTATGTTCCAGAATTTGGGGAGCTTCTGCTCGATATTGATGACGAGGAAGACAAAGAGACTGCCCTGTCAATACACAGTGAGAAATTGGCTATTGCTTTTGGGTTGATGAACACAGCACCTGGAACCCCGATTCGCATTGTGAAGAATTTGAGAGTTTGTGTGGACTGTCATAAAGCAACAAAATTCATCTCCAAGGTTTATGAGCGAGTAATTATAGTTAGAGACAGGACGAGATATCACCATTTTAAAAATGGAGTTTGCTCTTGCAAAGAATATTGGTAA
- the LOC107489675 gene encoding hypersensitive-induced response protein 4: MGNTFCFFCGCIQQSNVGVVEKWGRFSRLAQPGFHFFNPLAGECLAGLLSTRICSLDVRVETKTKDNVFVQLLCSIQYRVVKENADDAFYELQNPQEQIQAYVFDVTRAIVPRMNLDELFEQKDHVAKAVLEELAKVMGDYGYSIEHILMVDIIPDPSVRKAMNEINAAQRMQLASVYKGEAEKVLQVKKAEAEAESKYLGGVGVARQRQAITDGLRENILNFSHKVEGASPKEVMDLIMITQYFDTIKDLGNSSKNTTVFIPHGPGHVRDIGDQIRNGLMEASSAQVNLD; encoded by the exons ATGGGGAACACCTTCTGCTTCTTCTGCGGATGCATCCAGCAGTCCAACGTCGGCGTGGTCGAGAAGTGGGGCCGCTTCAGCCGCCTCGCCCAACCTGGCTTCCACTTCTTCAACCCTCTCGCCGGTGAGTGCCTCGCCGGCCTCCTCTCCACCAGGATCTGCTCCCTTGACGTCCGCGTCGAGACCAAGACCAAG GACAACGTGTTTGTGCAGCTGCTGTGCTCGATTCAGTACCGTGTTGTGAAGGAGAACGCTGATGATGCTTTTTACGAGCTTCAGAACCCTCAAGAACAGATCCAGGCTTATGTCTTTGATGTCACTCGCGCTATTGTTCCCCGAATGAACTTGGATGAACTCTTTGAGCAGAAGGATCATGTTGCCAAAGCTGTTCTCGAAGAGCTTGCTAAG GTGATGGGAGACTATGGATATAGCATAGAGCACATACTCATGGTTGATATTATACCTGATCCTTCTGTGCGTAAGGCCATGAATGAGATCAATGCAG CTCAAAGGATGCAACTAGCTAGTGTGTACAAGGGAGAAGCTGAGAAGGTGCTTCAGGTTAAGAAAGCCGAGGCAGAGGCCGAATCCAAGTACTTGGGAGGTGTTGGTGTGGCCAGGCAGAGGCAAGCTATCACAGATGGCTTGAGAGAGAACATTTTGAATTTCTCCCACAAGGTGGAAGGTGCCTCTCCCAAGGAGGTCATGGATCTTATTATGATCACTCAGTACTTTGACACCATCAAAGACCTTGGCAACTCCTCTAAGAACACCACAGTTTTCATACCCCATGGCCCTGGCCATGTTAGGGATATTGGTGATCAGATACGCAATGGACTCATGGAAGCTTCCAGTGCTCAAGTAAATCTCGACTGA